In the genome of Montipora foliosa isolate CH-2021 chromosome 3, ASM3666993v2, whole genome shotgun sequence, one region contains:
- the LOC137997843 gene encoding uncharacterized protein: MAGQIESPVSKYGRSSEFGAVLDFIQTMISNEALRQAFNIPHLVMVGRQNMAKTTLINRLIGRYLLPMRRNETANTLQARTTYPIILNLRNGANTLVEVRCETIPDIGGVVENPNDETVEDFLNQVAQRLPKEQGTPISKTPVNVTLQGPKLTTLTLVDLPGAHFANDDQRMNRVTQELVLEYIKKNTKSIIVIVSEVGDPTGDSAINLVMQQAKDYRARTICVLTKPDKLRKEDDMGKKVATNQSSFTLEDGRFILLRGKDGTDSTEKDWDAPMTQIKEKEWFAAHPHYKSIQRLCGIERLMECMISLLANKMIAEIPGLVREMRERKTVVEKDLKSLAKSEVPESNEKKGALVMKVKHDLIDKLRNLLFNNTSDISGGEEVRDLFKRFHDAVLKVNPLYLRSDDDIRNKQKKIEGVAAPLGDSSENSQLLERLLYEKYQGIKKTHQGHITTEPVEAPVDQLFPISERLVNDVERTLGRIVQDAINESLSKFPSLKQAVEVKVVNKIFEKKREQTIGFIRQFLEMQKMSNDVVFAPVPLPSEINTWEVVTVTNTGRDRTHHPCMVSPTMKQMKHLAKKLYPDNIIQEIEDGSVALNHYKEVQDMRNIKKNVVRCFNVLKMNVCDTVPRCVLHFFITQLVDDLGRALEDEELIEFLQEKQEIREKRNLYRAQLSALENALPQTDDVLQKLLRMGQGPAKGKKLQF, encoded by the exons ATGGCAGGCCAAATTGAATCACCTGTTTCCAAATATGGCCGTAGTAGCGAGTTTGGCGCTGTGTTGGACTTCATTCAAACCATGATAAGCAACGAGGCTCTGCGCCAAGCCTTCAACATCCCGCATCTAGTCATGGTAGGGCGGCAAAATATGGCAAAAACGACGCTTATTAACCGGCTGATCGGTCGTTATCTTCTCCCCATGCGACGCAATGAAACAGCCAATACACTTCAGGCGCGCACCACGTATCCCATAATACTCAACCTTCGTAATGGCGCAAACACGCTGGTGGAAGTGAGGTGTGAAACGATCCCGGATATTGGTGGGGTAGTGGAAAACCCCAATGACGAAACAGTAGAGGATTTTCTAAACCAAGTTGCACAACGTCTTCCTAAGGAGCAGGGAACACCGATATCTAAGACACCAGTCAATGTTACTTTGCAAG GCCCCAAACTCACGACCCTAACTTTGGTGGACCTTCCCGGCGCGCACTTCGCCAATGATGACCAACGAATGAATCGCGTGACACAAGAACTTGTGCTGGAGTATATTAAAAAGAACACAAAGAGCATTATCGTGATAGTGTCCGAAGTAGGGGACCCCACTGGGGACAGTGCGATTAATCTTGTGATGCAGCAGGCCAAGGATTACAGAGCACGAACCATCTGTGTTTTGACCAAGCCGGACAAGCTGCGAAAGGAGGACGACATGGGAAAGAAAGTAGCTACGAATCAATCAAGTTTTACCCTGGAAGACGGTCGTTTTATTTTGCTAAGAG GCAAGGATGGTACAGACTCAACCGAGAAGGACTGGGACGCGCCGATGACCCAAATCAAGGAAAAAGAATGGTTCGCGGCCCATCCTCACTACAAGAGCATTCAACGTTTGTGTGGCATTGAACGGCTCATGGAATGTATGATCTCTTTACTGGCAAACAAAATGATAGCTGAAATTCCCGGATTAGTAAGAGAGATGAGGGAAAGAAAGACAGTG GTGGAAAAGGACCTCAAGAGTTTGGCTAAGAGCGAAGTGCCAGAGTCCAATGAGAAAAAGGGAGCACTGGTGATGAAAGTCAAACATGATCTGATTGACAAGCTGAGAAATCTGCTGTTCAACAACACATCTGACATTTCGGGAGGCGAAGAAGTTAGAGATTTGTTTAAACGATTCCATGATGCTGTTCTTAAG GTAAACCCACTGTATCTACGAAGTGATGACGATATCagaaacaagcaaaagaaaatcgAAGGAGTCGCTGCTCCGCTAGGAGACAGCAGTGAAAATAGCCAACTGCTTGAAAGACTCCTGTATGAGAAATACCAAGGAATTAAAAAAACTCACCAAG GACACATAACTACTGAGCCCGTGGAAGCTCCTGTTGATCAACTGTTCCCTATATCTGAAAGGCTCGTGAACGACGTGGAGAGAACTCTTGGTAGGATAGTACAGGATGCAATCAATGAGAGCCTCTCCAAGTTCCCTTCGCTCAAACAAGCAGTGGAGGTGAAAGTAGTTaacaaaattttcgaaaaaaaacgCGAGCAGACAATTGGATTCATCCGGCAGTTTCTTGAGATGCAGAAGATGAGCAATGATGTCGTGTTTGCCCCGGTTCCCCTTCCAAGTGAGATAAACACATGGGAAGTCGTAACGGTGACCAATACGGGCAGAGACAGGACACACCACCCATGCATGGTGTCCCCCACAATGAAACAAATGAAGCACCTTGCTAAGAAGCTGTACCCAGATAATATAATTCAAGAAATCGAGGACGGATCAGTGGCACTTAATCACTACAAG GAAGTCCAGGATATGAGGAATATAAAAAAGAATGTTGTTCGCTGCTTCAATGTGCTAAAGATGAACGTGTGCGACACAGTTCCGCGCTGCGTTCTTCATTTCTTCATCACCCAGCTCGTTGATGATCTCGGCCGTGCTTTAGAAGACGAAGAACTGATCGAGTTCTTACAAGAGAAGCAGGAAATCCGCGAGAAGCGGAACTTGTATCGGGCCCAGTTGAGCGCTCTGGAAAACGCTCTTCCCCAGACTGATGACGTCTTGCAGAAACTCTTGCGAATGGGCCAGGGACCAGCCAAGGGCAAGAAGCTGCAGTTTTAA